From a single Vibrio chagasii genomic region:
- a CDS encoding patatin-like phospholipase family protein: protein MKPFIPLLLALIFPLIANATQERSQLSNQTRQTIAVVLAGGGAKGAAHVGVLKRLEELRIPVDYITGTSIGAYVGGLYATGLSASDIENILTTQDWNQGYTDRISRSDRSIRSKSKGDRYQVHTDLGIHSTSIQASNGMLQGQSMLKLLRQTTGNITKLESFDELAIPYRAVATNINTMEADVLDSGYLPDAMMASMSIPALLPPFEINGQKYVDGGVTNNMPIVAAKRMGADIIIAIDVSSNYSDQADIHGMADMLNQLSIHMVKRSTDNQINTLTVRDIYLKPDVGHIETTDFSAMPFALEKGYQSTARVLDKLIALSVSDEEYQKYQNDKRQRREQLFEIDTFFIHEIEIQNRSHYALDTLYHQLGLSQGKVYSAQDVEAAVDSLYSLDNFELVTYQIERNEGKTKLHVNVKEKSWGPNYLDFRIHIEEDFNANSIYSIGAVTHFTSINKEGGEAWLGVDLGTSKRVDAEYLQPLTLANKLTWGAGLHYFSDTGNILFSPDEKSVNQGSNDFIPYDKKSFITEFELTFNAALWHEVSVGYSFESGDTSITPMPSLGEVDYQRHGVYGRYQFDTLDDLTFPRSGFLAKVDIHQYKDDYQVSGAQSEQPNTRELDSTIRIVESFGRHTLDTKLEYALIDTDDDAIAVTPVRLGGFLNLSGLPRDSLAGKEKVYSSLSYRYQWFENDFGLFQSPVYLGASIEKGGVWQDTSLKVQDVDLYKSGAAFVGVDSPIGTIVLSYSRVNSGNDALYFIIGTPFP, encoded by the coding sequence ATGAAACCTTTTATTCCATTACTTTTGGCGCTTATCTTTCCTCTCATCGCCAATGCGACACAAGAGCGTTCCCAGTTAAGTAACCAAACACGTCAAACCATTGCTGTGGTACTTGCCGGTGGTGGAGCTAAAGGAGCGGCTCACGTTGGTGTGTTAAAGCGTCTTGAAGAGCTGCGTATTCCTGTCGACTATATTACGGGGACCAGCATCGGTGCTTATGTTGGCGGGCTGTACGCTACCGGGCTTTCAGCAAGCGATATTGAAAACATCCTGACGACTCAAGATTGGAATCAAGGATATACAGATCGTATAAGTCGAAGTGACCGTTCCATCCGTTCAAAGTCAAAAGGCGACCGCTATCAAGTCCATACTGATCTTGGTATTCACAGCACTTCGATTCAAGCGTCTAATGGCATGCTGCAAGGCCAAAGCATGCTTAAGCTGCTGCGCCAAACTACAGGTAATATCACCAAGCTAGAATCTTTCGATGAACTAGCCATTCCTTACCGAGCAGTCGCGACAAACATCAACACCATGGAAGCGGACGTTTTAGATAGCGGGTACCTGCCAGATGCGATGATGGCAAGCATGTCGATCCCAGCTTTACTGCCTCCGTTCGAAATCAATGGCCAAAAATACGTTGATGGTGGCGTCACCAATAACATGCCAATTGTCGCAGCCAAAAGGATGGGAGCCGACATCATTATTGCAATCGATGTTAGCAGCAATTATTCAGATCAGGCCGATATCCATGGCATGGCCGACATGCTCAATCAGCTCTCGATCCACATGGTAAAACGCAGCACTGACAACCAAATAAACACGCTAACGGTTAGAGATATCTACCTTAAGCCGGACGTAGGTCACATAGAGACCACAGACTTTTCGGCCATGCCTTTCGCTCTCGAGAAAGGTTACCAATCAACGGCTAGAGTGTTGGATAAATTAATAGCCTTGTCAGTGTCTGATGAGGAGTATCAGAAATATCAAAATGATAAACGTCAACGTAGAGAACAACTCTTCGAAATCGATACCTTTTTCATCCATGAAATTGAGATACAAAATCGCAGTCATTACGCTCTCGACACGCTCTACCACCAGCTTGGTTTGTCGCAAGGAAAAGTGTATTCGGCGCAAGATGTCGAAGCGGCAGTTGACAGCCTATACTCCCTAGATAATTTCGAGTTGGTCACGTACCAAATTGAGCGAAATGAAGGGAAAACCAAGCTGCACGTCAATGTCAAAGAGAAATCGTGGGGCCCCAATTACTTAGATTTTCGCATCCACATTGAGGAAGATTTCAATGCAAATAGTATCTACTCTATTGGTGCTGTAACCCATTTTACTAGCATCAATAAAGAGGGTGGTGAAGCTTGGTTGGGGGTTGATTTGGGTACAAGTAAACGAGTCGATGCTGAATACCTCCAACCTTTAACCTTAGCGAATAAGCTGACGTGGGGAGCGGGCCTTCATTACTTCTCAGACACAGGTAATATCCTATTTTCCCCTGATGAGAAGTCGGTAAATCAAGGAAGCAATGACTTTATCCCTTACGACAAGAAGTCGTTCATTACCGAATTTGAACTGACCTTCAATGCCGCACTCTGGCATGAGGTTAGTGTCGGTTATAGCTTTGAATCTGGTGATACGTCTATTACGCCAATGCCTTCATTAGGTGAGGTTGATTACCAACGACATGGTGTATATGGCCGCTATCAATTTGATACTTTAGATGACTTAACGTTTCCTCGTTCTGGTTTTTTAGCCAAAGTAGACATCCACCAATACAAGGATGACTACCAAGTTTCAGGAGCGCAATCGGAGCAACCAAACACCCGAGAGCTCGATTCAACCATCCGAATCGTAGAGAGCTTTGGCCGTCACACCTTAGATACAAAACTAGAGTATGCACTCATCGATACCGACGACGATGCTATTGCCGTTACTCCGGTTCGCCTTGGCGGTTTCCTTAACTTGTCGGGGCTACCCCGTGACAGCTTAGCGGGAAAAGAAAAAGTCTACTCAAGTTTAAGCTATCGATATCAATGGTTTGAGAACGACTTTGGACTCTTTCAGTCACCCGTTTACTTGGGCGCAAGTATTGAAAAAGGAGGAGTATGGCAAGACACAAGCCTGAAAGTGCAAGATGTAGATTTGTATAAAAGTGGCGCTGCCTTTGTTGGTGTGGATTCTCCAATAGGCACTATCGTGCTCTCATACAGCCGCGTCAATTCTGGAAACGACGCCTTGTACTTCATTATTGGAACCCCTTTTCCATGA
- a CDS encoding pirin family protein — protein MSKQRTLLHTLTARPTSDGAGVKIQRISGFNIKKFSPFLMIDELQSEENQDYVGGFPPHPHRGIETFSYMLKGHFQHQDSLGNSGELRSGGAQWMASGKGIIHSEMPMMDEGQLHGFQIWINQPSHEKTSRARYADFQPEMVTELELPELGTARILAGKSIINGVPVDSALDKTGVPVNIIDWRASDNQQLEALLDKSFNAMIYVYQGSIEISGKTISEGQLGFLSQGDSVSVSALQDSGALLLAGQPIDEPVVHYGPFVMNSMDEINQAINDYNQGLFETYA, from the coding sequence ATGAGCAAACAAAGAACATTACTTCACACCTTAACGGCTAGACCAACCTCCGACGGGGCTGGCGTTAAGATTCAAAGAATCTCAGGGTTCAACATTAAAAAATTCTCGCCGTTTTTAATGATTGATGAACTGCAATCAGAAGAGAACCAAGACTATGTGGGCGGCTTCCCACCACATCCTCACCGCGGCATTGAAACCTTCTCCTACATGTTGAAAGGCCACTTCCAACACCAAGACAGCCTAGGTAATTCCGGTGAGCTACGTAGTGGTGGTGCTCAATGGATGGCATCAGGAAAAGGGATCATCCACAGCGAAATGCCAATGATGGATGAAGGCCAACTGCACGGTTTTCAAATCTGGATAAACCAACCATCACACGAGAAAACATCTCGAGCTCGCTACGCTGACTTTCAACCTGAAATGGTCACAGAACTTGAATTACCAGAACTAGGTACGGCACGAATCCTAGCGGGAAAAAGCATTATCAATGGTGTACCGGTAGACAGTGCGCTGGATAAAACAGGCGTCCCAGTCAACATCATTGACTGGCGAGCGAGTGACAATCAGCAGCTTGAAGCCTTACTGGACAAGTCGTTCAACGCGATGATTTATGTTTATCAAGGTTCAATTGAAATCAGTGGAAAAACCATCTCAGAAGGGCAGCTCGGCTTTTTGAGCCAAGGGGACAGCGTCAGCGTAAGCGCATTGCAAGACTCAGGCGCTTTACTGCTGGCAGGCCAGCCAATTGATGAGCCAGTCGTACACTACGGGCCTTTCGTTATGAACTCCATGGATGAAATAAACCAAGCAATCAATGACTACAACCAAGGTCTCTTTGAAACCTATGCGTAG
- a CDS encoding ABC transporter ATP-binding protein, with amino-acid sequence MIEFKGISKSYLTGGQSVDALKGVDGQIKRGEMVALCGPSGSGKSTLLNILGLLDMDYRGEITIDGKAYPTEQIAAARFRRQSLGFVFQRFNLVPVMTALENVAYPLMLNQCAKQEQQAKAQDMLERVGLGDYIHHRPDNLSGGQQQRVAIARALIHKPSLMIADEPTASLDSHTANLVIDIMKELGHEMGTTFIVATHDPRMAQRCDRVIELIDGQLTSQAEAMEVISWAS; translated from the coding sequence ATGATTGAATTTAAAGGAATCAGCAAGTCGTATCTCACGGGTGGACAAAGTGTAGACGCACTCAAGGGAGTCGATGGTCAGATTAAACGCGGTGAAATGGTGGCACTGTGCGGCCCGTCGGGATCGGGAAAAAGCACACTGCTGAACATCCTAGGTTTGTTGGATATGGACTATCGAGGTGAGATAACTATTGATGGCAAAGCGTATCCAACAGAGCAGATTGCTGCTGCGCGTTTCCGTCGTCAGTCGCTGGGTTTTGTGTTTCAGCGCTTCAATCTGGTTCCTGTGATGACTGCGCTTGAGAACGTTGCTTACCCATTGATGTTGAACCAATGCGCGAAGCAAGAACAGCAGGCCAAAGCGCAAGATATGTTAGAGCGTGTTGGGTTAGGGGATTACATCCATCACCGACCAGACAACCTTTCAGGCGGTCAGCAGCAACGTGTCGCGATAGCCAGAGCACTGATCCACAAACCAAGCTTAATGATTGCTGATGAGCCGACCGCCAGCTTAGATAGCCACACAGCCAACCTTGTGATCGACATTATGAAAGAGCTCGGTCATGAGATGGGCACTACCTTTATCGTCGCAACGCATGACCCAAGAATGGCGCAGCGCTGTGACCGAGTGATTGAACTTATCGATGGGCAACTAACGTCACAAGCCGAAGCAATGGAGGTGATCTCATGGGCAAGTTAA
- a CDS encoding ABC transporter permease — protein MGKLTQGFSSVLIPTSVRLAWLNLLRNGRRSLLSVLIIAIAVFALTSAGGYGLYTYESLRESTARDTGHLTLSTPGYFEQDEDMPLSNGLDNVQALTKSIIGVSDVRGVQPRVYFSGLVSNGSKSTIFMGTGVNEREFDMKGPFLDVRSGQTLSDVKSPRYDSQEPQVMLGTDLARNLKVAVGDWVTLLATTSDGALNAFDFKVQGIYSTGVPELDKRQLYVHITTAQELLASDKVSTLSVFLFETNKTSTVQQRIQLALDKQAGHQGSGIEITPWQDRAFFYTKVKDLYDRIFGIMGAVMALVVFVSLFNTMTMSVTERTREIGTLSALGSYPSEIVAGFLKEAGLLAVIGSAIGALVSGLVSVLLLVVDVQMPPPPGRTEGYPLNIYFSLELVGYATLGVLTICLLAAYFSARKGVNKPITEALVYV, from the coding sequence ATGGGCAAGTTAACGCAAGGCTTTAGCTCCGTTTTGATTCCAACCTCGGTGCGTTTGGCGTGGCTCAATCTATTGAGAAATGGCCGACGTAGTCTGCTTTCGGTGTTGATCATCGCGATTGCCGTGTTTGCGCTGACTAGTGCGGGCGGTTATGGACTTTACACCTACGAATCTTTGAGAGAATCAACCGCGCGCGATACGGGGCACCTTACTTTGAGCACGCCGGGTTACTTTGAACAAGACGAAGATATGCCGCTGAGCAATGGTTTAGATAATGTTCAAGCGCTCACCAAGAGCATTATTGGCGTCAGCGATGTACGTGGGGTGCAGCCAAGAGTTTACTTTAGCGGTTTGGTGTCTAACGGTAGCAAGTCGACCATCTTCATGGGAACCGGCGTTAATGAGCGAGAGTTTGACATGAAAGGACCTTTCCTTGATGTGCGCAGCGGTCAAACCCTCTCGGATGTGAAATCACCAAGATACGACAGCCAAGAGCCACAGGTGATGCTCGGAACCGACCTTGCTCGTAACCTCAAAGTGGCCGTTGGTGATTGGGTCACATTGCTTGCTACCACCAGTGACGGTGCATTGAATGCCTTTGATTTTAAGGTGCAGGGCATTTACTCGACTGGCGTACCTGAGCTGGATAAACGCCAGTTGTACGTACACATCACCACCGCACAAGAGCTTTTGGCGTCAGATAAAGTCAGCACCTTGTCGGTATTTCTTTTTGAAACTAACAAGACTTCGACGGTTCAACAACGCATCCAATTGGCTTTGGATAAGCAAGCTGGTCATCAAGGCTCAGGCATTGAGATTACCCCATGGCAAGATCGCGCGTTTTTCTACACCAAGGTTAAAGACCTTTACGACCGTATCTTCGGCATCATGGGCGCAGTCATGGCATTGGTGGTGTTCGTATCTTTGTTCAATACCATGACCATGTCAGTGACGGAGCGAACTCGTGAAATTGGCACTTTATCGGCACTCGGCAGTTACCCTTCTGAAATCGTGGCGGGTTTTCTAAAAGAGGCGGGCTTACTGGCGGTGATTGGCAGTGCGATAGGCGCACTAGTGAGCGGTTTAGTGTCGGTGTTATTGCTGGTGGTTGATGTGCAAATGCCACCACCTCCGGGAAGAACCGAAGGTTACCCACTCAATATTTACTTCTCATTGGAATTGGTTGGTTACGCCACTTTGGGTGTGCTGACGATCTGTTTGCTGGCTGCGTATTTCTCTGCTCGCAAAGGCGTAAATAAACCAATCACGGAGGCGCTAGTTTATGTATAA
- a CDS encoding outer membrane lipoprotein-sorting protein produces MYKFTRSLTVLGCALVLALASAPSWAIDSQQVTEMIAKADSYRLNSEQASKVVSLVALYQDEQLDKTREYNVYTRPNRESLVVFKSAVEAGQKMLMIEDNYWLLMPKSRRPIRITPMQKLLGEASVGDISTLTWSEDYQGEWVAEQSVEMPSGEQLDTYHLKLTAKTKGASYQSIDLWLTADRAFPVKADLYLRSGKLAKQAWFTEGVRDGLPSVVSMTLLDKIQPSKKTVIEYREVREQALADKYYNPAYLSRNSVSGL; encoded by the coding sequence ATGTATAAATTTACTCGTTCACTCACTGTTTTAGGTTGTGCGTTGGTTTTGGCTCTAGCATCGGCACCAAGTTGGGCTATCGATTCACAGCAAGTTACCGAGATGATTGCTAAGGCAGACAGCTACCGTTTGAACAGCGAACAGGCATCAAAAGTGGTATCTCTGGTCGCGCTATATCAAGACGAGCAACTAGACAAAACCCGTGAATACAACGTCTACACAAGACCAAACCGAGAGTCGCTGGTTGTGTTCAAGTCGGCGGTCGAGGCGGGTCAAAAGATGCTGATGATAGAAGACAACTATTGGTTACTGATGCCGAAATCGCGCCGTCCAATTCGTATCACCCCGATGCAAAAATTGCTTGGTGAAGCTTCGGTTGGTGATATCTCAACGCTGACTTGGAGCGAAGACTACCAAGGCGAGTGGGTTGCTGAACAATCGGTTGAGATGCCAAGTGGTGAGCAGCTTGATACCTACCACTTAAAACTCACGGCAAAAACTAAGGGCGCGAGTTATCAATCCATCGATCTGTGGTTAACGGCAGACCGAGCATTTCCAGTCAAAGCGGATCTGTATCTGCGTTCAGGTAAGTTAGCTAAGCAAGCGTGGTTTACTGAAGGCGTGCGAGATGGCTTGCCAAGTGTGGTGTCGATGACCCTACTCGATAAGATTCAACCAAGTAAGAAAACTGTGATTGAGTACCGCGAGGTAAGGGAACAAGCCTTGGCAGATAAATACTACAACCCTGCTTACTTATCTCGCAATAGCGTCTCTGGGCTTTAG
- a CDS encoding histidine kinase: protein MDTSSNSRFSWIKSFAFTTLFCVLIAITTNTIWGGGLTLNLAISFGFGYSAVGSSFVLVKWFKRESRVFEVGVSMLIAMVVGTLNAHYWLNGFFGSNLSDLKSVMLLGVIFCSVCYYYFYTREQQLRADNELEVAKRRQADQEKVVVLSQLKQLQSQIEPHFLFNTLATINVLIESDSAKAKLMLEKLTDLLRVTLKNSRTEQSTIAQEVDLLDAYLNIQKIRLDDRLTFSIETNDISEQQVIPPFLIQPLVENALTHGIEPKATGGEVNIRIVQQDDQIKIEVSDSGVGLTAPSIAAGHGVGLSNIRQRIDTLYGDKASLTITEQANGGVVSTILLPFISETSSENAVLKL from the coding sequence ATGGACACTTCTTCAAATAGTCGCTTTTCATGGATTAAAAGCTTTGCGTTCACCACGCTATTTTGCGTTCTTATTGCAATTACAACCAATACGATTTGGGGAGGCGGTTTAACGCTTAATTTGGCTATCAGTTTCGGTTTTGGCTACAGCGCGGTTGGCTCTTCGTTTGTGTTGGTTAAGTGGTTTAAACGTGAATCTCGTGTATTTGAAGTCGGTGTTTCGATGCTCATTGCTATGGTGGTGGGTACCTTGAATGCACACTATTGGTTGAACGGCTTTTTCGGCTCTAACCTTTCCGATCTCAAGTCCGTGATGTTGCTTGGGGTGATCTTCTGTTCCGTTTGTTATTACTACTTCTACACAAGAGAGCAGCAGTTACGTGCCGACAATGAATTAGAGGTGGCGAAGCGTCGCCAAGCTGATCAAGAAAAGGTCGTGGTACTTAGCCAGTTAAAACAGCTGCAAAGCCAAATTGAGCCGCACTTTTTGTTCAACACTCTTGCGACCATCAATGTATTGATTGAGAGTGACAGCGCCAAAGCTAAGTTGATGCTTGAAAAATTGACTGATTTGTTGCGTGTTACTTTGAAAAATAGCCGTACCGAGCAGTCGACCATCGCGCAAGAGGTCGACTTGCTAGACGCTTATTTGAACATTCAGAAAATACGATTAGATGATCGTTTGACGTTCTCGATTGAAACCAACGACATCAGCGAACAACAAGTGATTCCACCTTTCTTGATTCAACCTTTGGTTGAGAATGCGTTAACACACGGAATTGAACCTAAGGCTACTGGTGGTGAAGTTAATATCCGAATTGTTCAACAAGACGACCAGATTAAAATTGAAGTATCAGACAGTGGTGTGGGGCTAACAGCACCGTCTATTGCTGCTGGTCATGGTGTTGGTTTGAGTAATATTCGTCAGCGTATTGATACCCTATACGGAGATAAGGCGAGCCTGACGATCACAGAGCAAGCGAATGGCGGCGTGGTGTCGACTATCTTGTTGCCGTTCATCAGCGAAACTAGCTCCGAGAATGCAGTTCTGAAACTCTAA
- a CDS encoding response regulator transcription factor: MINSGLKPSVTAIIADDEALLRHHLDKSLAEVWPELEIVSKAKNGTEAMQSIQQLQPDVAFLDIRMPELDGISLAKQLNKLASPPLVVFITAYDEYAVKAFEHNAIDYLLKPINEERLLATCQKVQARLSSNQTQSGHMPEQPDIAALMSQLQQLSQSASQQTQPPYLSQKKYLTWLKASVGEDIHLIAVDDVAYFKAEDKYVSIFKKGHGGLLEEFILRVSLKELLAQLNPDEFWQIHRSVVVKVSAIDKVKKGLSGQMSAYVSGDKLPISRASQALFKGM, encoded by the coding sequence ATGATCAACTCAGGACTAAAGCCCAGCGTGACGGCAATTATCGCAGACGATGAAGCACTGTTAAGGCATCACTTGGATAAGAGTCTTGCTGAGGTTTGGCCTGAGCTAGAGATTGTCAGCAAGGCAAAAAATGGGACAGAGGCTATGCAGAGCATTCAGCAGCTACAACCTGATGTTGCTTTTCTTGATATTCGCATGCCAGAGCTTGATGGTATTTCGCTAGCCAAACAATTGAACAAGCTTGCATCACCGCCGCTGGTGGTCTTTATTACGGCTTACGATGAGTATGCAGTTAAAGCTTTTGAGCACAATGCGATAGATTACCTACTCAAGCCAATCAATGAAGAGCGCCTGCTTGCTACCTGTCAGAAGGTTCAAGCGCGCTTATCAAGTAATCAAACACAGTCCGGTCACATGCCAGAACAACCCGACATTGCTGCACTCATGAGTCAACTTCAGCAACTGTCACAATCGGCGTCACAGCAAACGCAGCCTCCTTATTTGTCGCAGAAAAAGTATCTCACGTGGCTCAAAGCCAGCGTTGGCGAAGACATTCACCTGATCGCCGTTGATGATGTGGCGTATTTCAAAGCCGAAGATAAGTACGTATCGATATTCAAGAAAGGGCACGGTGGGCTATTAGAGGAGTTTATTCTTCGTGTATCTCTAAAGGAGTTACTCGCTCAACTTAATCCGGATGAGTTTTGGCAGATCCATCGTTCAGTGGTGGTGAAAGTGTCGGCTATTGATAAGGTCAAAAAAGGACTGTCCGGTCAGATGTCGGCGTATGTATCCGGTGACAAGTTGCCAATCAGCCGTGCCTCACAAGCTCTGTTTAAAGGCATGTAG
- a CDS encoding insulinase family protein — MKTYYLATAICLSVVGCSSTSNITEQLIQPDPAWTSGQLENGLTYHIYPDHEASVSVRLVVHAGSIQETPQQEGYAHFVEHMAFNGSKNFSQNDVIRLFEDAGSSFGADLNAYTSYEETVYELDLPDNLQLESALTWIRDIGDGLDLASSEVEKEKGVILGEFRMARLDDKSFGEIFYDHFIEGGPYDSQDSLGTKASVVDATSQGLGDFYQTWYQPQIAELVISGDVDLNTLIPMIEEKFSGWERGETPRPEKQNTTSFNEGDYVEYAGREAPSITLTFNRGLYRIENHAQQHQRWLDETALQLIRQRLETVFNDAALPTQWVASENYQMGALNYSSISVGFPNGGRDVIQQELLSTLASLRDFGVSKTDIVAEQHYYQDLLDNIEDDWDKFDSADHASDKASALASGRIVQSQKDYQASLEAFIANLNLETINDNIKNLLSDDYFLVIGMDDSEDRTAVVNSLDSLKATYSEPGTPPLVIASASAFAVPSSTGEVVLVEQMSVDPYIQKWTLSNGVDMWYLRDYAAGDDVGVMYMSLGGKAALDPSLYPAVEVALPTFARSGVGEFTGSELLAYFDREDIRADSFIGNTRHGIEFNIQKDGLKDTFAALYTFITAPKINPEQLEAVKQEFVQGQESFLSSPVGQFERAINQNIYSPDSRHLLVDKERVAEVSVEDVDNLHQQLFGQMRHNQLVVVGDIDPSVLKPLVQQYLASIPLEKAAVPEFKVAYNQPLESRIDLAINNVNSAEYILRVISEPASATEQDFTAKDIFMESLLERLLATRLDSYIREELSLDYSPYTYSASADGEPSLEWVIGAMVAPENVEKVEVAIDKVISDLLQGVSEQEMHAVVKQFEADFKPLEMSSIDQAWYVSRYLLHGYDIDALSQVERMARSISAEDMNALVQRIFGENSRKVKNIMRPKAS; from the coding sequence ATGAAAACATATTATTTAGCAACGGCAATATGCCTATCTGTGGTGGGGTGTAGCTCAACATCAAACATCACTGAACAATTAATCCAACCAGATCCTGCCTGGACTTCAGGTCAGTTGGAAAACGGTCTTACCTACCATATTTATCCAGATCATGAAGCATCGGTATCTGTACGTTTAGTCGTGCACGCGGGCTCTATTCAAGAAACACCTCAACAAGAAGGCTACGCTCACTTTGTCGAGCACATGGCATTTAATGGTAGCAAGAATTTCTCTCAAAACGATGTGATTCGTCTATTTGAAGATGCGGGTTCTAGTTTCGGCGCGGACTTAAATGCTTATACCTCTTATGAAGAGACGGTGTATGAATTAGATTTGCCAGATAACCTCCAATTAGAGTCAGCTTTGACCTGGATACGTGACATTGGGGATGGTCTCGATCTTGCCAGCTCAGAAGTTGAAAAAGAGAAAGGCGTCATTCTCGGAGAATTCCGCATGGCTCGCCTTGATGATAAGTCATTCGGAGAGATATTTTACGACCACTTCATTGAAGGCGGTCCTTACGACTCTCAAGATTCATTGGGCACCAAAGCGTCAGTTGTTGATGCAACCTCGCAAGGCCTAGGTGACTTTTACCAGACTTGGTATCAACCTCAGATCGCAGAGTTAGTGATTTCTGGTGATGTTGACCTCAACACCTTGATTCCAATGATTGAAGAGAAGTTTTCGGGTTGGGAGCGCGGTGAAACGCCAAGACCAGAGAAACAGAATACGACTTCGTTTAATGAGGGTGATTATGTTGAGTATGCAGGCAGAGAAGCGCCAAGCATCACTTTAACGTTCAATCGTGGCCTGTATCGCATCGAAAACCATGCTCAACAACATCAGCGTTGGTTGGATGAAACGGCTCTACAGCTCATTCGTCAAAGACTCGAAACGGTATTCAATGACGCAGCCTTGCCGACCCAATGGGTAGCATCTGAAAACTATCAGATGGGAGCTCTGAATTATTCATCAATCAGTGTCGGTTTCCCAAATGGTGGGCGCGACGTAATCCAACAGGAGCTTCTCTCAACGTTGGCATCACTGCGTGATTTTGGCGTGTCGAAAACGGATATCGTTGCCGAGCAGCACTACTACCAAGACCTGCTGGATAACATTGAAGATGATTGGGATAAGTTTGATAGCGCTGATCACGCGAGCGATAAAGCGAGTGCGCTTGCCAGTGGTCGAATCGTCCAATCACAGAAAGACTATCAAGCCAGCTTAGAGGCATTCATCGCTAATCTAAACCTTGAAACGATCAACGACAACATCAAGAATCTGCTTTCTGATGATTACTTCCTTGTTATCGGGATGGACGACTCTGAAGATAGAACCGCTGTCGTCAATTCTTTAGACAGCTTAAAAGCGACTTATAGCGAACCAGGAACCCCACCGCTCGTTATTGCTTCTGCAAGTGCCTTCGCCGTTCCTAGTTCGACGGGCGAGGTTGTGCTGGTAGAACAAATGTCGGTAGATCCATACATTCAGAAATGGACGTTAAGCAATGGCGTCGATATGTGGTACCTGCGTGATTATGCTGCGGGTGATGATGTTGGTGTGATGTATATGAGCCTCGGCGGAAAAGCCGCTTTAGATCCGAGCTTATACCCAGCGGTTGAAGTTGCATTGCCGACGTTTGCTCGAAGTGGTGTAGGTGAGTTTACGGGATCTGAGCTACTTGCTTATTTTGACCGTGAAGATATCCGAGCTGATAGTTTCATTGGCAATACCCGTCATGGCATTGAATTTAATATTCAGAAAGATGGGCTAAAAGATACATTTGCTGCGCTGTATACCTTCATCACAGCACCTAAAATCAACCCTGAGCAATTAGAGGCGGTGAAGCAAGAATTTGTACAGGGACAAGAATCTTTCTTGAGCAGTCCTGTCGGTCAGTTTGAGCGCGCAATAAACCAAAATATCTATAGTCCGGATAGTCGTCACCTGTTGGTTGATAAAGAGCGTGTTGCAGAGGTTTCAGTGGAAGATGTCGATAATCTTCATCAGCAGCTGTTTGGTCAAATGAGACATAACCAGCTGGTGGTCGTTGGTGATATCGACCCAAGTGTATTGAAGCCTTTGGTTCAGCAGTACTTGGCTTCTATTCCGTTGGAAAAAGCCGCGGTACCTGAGTTTAAAGTGGCATACAACCAGCCACTGGAGTCACGTATTGATTTGGCGATTAACAATGTAAATAGTGCTGAGTATATCTTGCGAGTGATCTCTGAACCCGCAAGCGCTACCGAGCAAGACTTCACGGCAAAAGATATTTTCATGGAAAGCTTACTGGAGCGCCTACTGGCGACTCGTTTAGATAGCTATATTCGTGAAGAATTAAGCTTAGATTACTCGCCTTATACCTACTCAGCATCTGCCGATGGGGAGCCGTCTCTTGAGTGGGTTATTGGTGCGATGGTCGCGCCAGAGAATGTCGAAAAAGTAGAAGTGGCAATCGATAAGGTCATTAGCGACCTTCTACAAGGTGTCTCTGAGCAAGAGATGCATGCGGTGGTGAAACAGTTTGAAGCTGATTTTAAGCCTCTTGAGATGAGCTCTATTGACCAAGCCTGGTATGTATCTCGTTATCTACTGCATGGCTACGATATCGATGCTTTATCTCAAGTGGAACGAATGGCGAGATCGATTTCAGCAGAAGATATGAATGCGTTAGTGCAACGTATCTTTGGTGAAAATAGCCGTAAGGTTAAGAACATCATGCGACCTAAAGCGTCATAA